The genomic window TGCCAGAGGCAGTTGTCAAGACAAAGCTTCGCTTTGCTTGCAAACGCTGAAAGCGCTTGTCAAGACAAACGACAAAGTCGTTTGCTTGCAACTCTCTACGAGAGTTGTCAAGACAAACGACAAAGTTTTATTGAAACAAATAGACTGAAAGTATATTAACTGATAGAATCAGCGTGGCGAACTAATAATGCCGCCAACGACCCCTAACGTATTGCGGATAATCAAAGTTTATCTGTGTTTCCCTCTTTCTTTCTCAAACCATTGTTTAACATTATCGCTTAATTTTAAGTAACTTACTAAAAAGAGTGTCTAAAATATACTCATGATTGCGAGAAATACTGATAAATATTGCCCCTCTTTCCCAAAAACCGATATGAGAATGGCTATAGTTAAGGCAACATTTTTGCTAACAGATGTAAAAACAACTGCCTGATGATGCACATATTCAAAAGAAGGGTACGCTGGATGAATCCACAACATTTGACAATAACTCTTTTTTAACATGTTATAATAGACTGAATTTACAACATAAAAAGGAGTGAGAAATGAAAAGAGAATTACCACTTAAAAGCAGGCTTGTAGAAAATGTGAGGTTTTTTATGGGCAACGGACAAACCATGCTTGTATCGTGTTCAAATAAAAAAGGAACAACTACAAATGTTCTTACTGTAACCTGGGTTACACCCACCTCATTTCAACCTCTCCTGTTTTTGATCTCCATCGGTAAAGGAGAAAAAGGGGAAAGCACATACAGATTTTCTTATAGGCTCATTGAAGAATCAGGGGAATTTGTAATCAATGTGCCCACCATAGATTTAAAAGAAAAGGTTCTGCAGGCAGGTTGTATACATGGTGAAAGTATAGATAAATTTAAAGAAATAAAGCTTACCCCTATAAAGGCTAAAATAACAACAGCACCTCTCATAGAGGAATGCATCTTAAATATTGAATGCAGAGTAATAAAAGAATTTGAAACGGGTGACCATGTGGTGTTTGTGGGTGAAGCTGTTGTTATACACTACAATGAAGATGTAATGACAAAAGATGGATTTTCTAATAAATACAAACAAAAATCTAATATGGTGCATATCGTGGATCTGTTGGAGAAAAAGATTTAGGAACCTTCGTTTTTGTCCTTATTCAAAAATGAGGTAAGCATATCAATGGGTATGGGGAATAATACAAAACTTGTCTTCTCCGTAGCCACAGTGGCAAGAGTTTGAAGATACCGGAGTTGCAAAGCAGAAGGTTGATGAGAAATAATTTCTGCAGCTTCAGTTAATTTTTCTGCGGCTTGATATTCACCCTCTGCATGAACAATCTTGGCCCTTTTTTCTCTTTCCGCTTCAGCCTGAGCAGCCATAGCCCTTTTCATTGTATCCGGCAATTCTACATCTTTAACCTCCACCATGCTTACCTTTATTCCCCATGGATTTGTGCCTTCATCCAC from Deltaproteobacteria bacterium includes these protein-coding regions:
- a CDS encoding flavin reductase family protein, whose protein sequence is MKRELPLKSRLVENVRFFMGNGQTMLVSCSNKKGTTTNVLTVTWVTPTSFQPLLFLISIGKGEKGESTYRFSYRLIEESGEFVINVPTIDLKEKVLQAGCIHGESIDKFKEIKLTPIKAKITTAPLIEECILNIECRVIKEFETGDHVVFVGEAVVIHYNEDVMTKDGFSNKYKQKSNMVHIVDLLEKKI